A single genomic interval of Selenobaculum gibii harbors:
- a CDS encoding RelA/SpoT family protein yields MKNHINTIEELVKKIEIYQTEESVALVKRAYDFANNAHKGQFRMSGEDYIHHPVGVAQILAGLQIDALTISAALLHDVVEDTSYTLDEMQENFGEEIAMLIDGVTKLNRMEYKSKEEQQLENYRKMFLAMAKDIRVILIKLADRLHNMRTLKSMPVAKQQRIARETLEIFAPLANRLGISSIKWELEDLCLRYLEPEMYYDLVEKVKQKRQERQAFIDDAIQVLKEKLDSVLIKAEIQGRAKHFYSIYKKMKKGNKDISEIYDLSAVRVLVDNVKDCYGVLGMVHTLWKPIPGRFKDYIAMPKSNMYQSLHTTVIGSRGCPLEIQIRTFAMHKVSEYGVAAHWKYKESGKSAGAAKDYDQKMSWLRQIVDLQQEVSDPKEYVEALKVDVFSDEVFVFTPKGDVVDLPAGSIPIDFAYRIHTDVGHRCIGAKVNGKIVPLEYKLVNGDIVSIITNKQNNGPSMDWLNIVASSETKNKIRQWFKKAKREENIERGRDLIEKESKRLGYESKELLKDDRLKEVAKKLNILSEDDLLASIGFGGVTVNGIMTKLIELYKKAVRSATPPDISQMLEGLKPRNVKNKANHGILVEGEGGLLVRLARCCNPIPGDSITGYITRGRGVSVHRADCPNVLNSHDEVDRMIEVSWDINVDKLYTVTIEIICNDEAGVLTSLMMVPAESKINISSINARTHKNKTATVIMGLNVSNAEQIEHIMTKFRRLKDVYSVYRSIGNADK; encoded by the coding sequence ATGAAAAATCATATAAATACTATAGAAGAACTAGTCAAGAAAATTGAAATTTATCAAACAGAAGAATCTGTTGCACTTGTCAAAAGAGCTTATGATTTTGCTAACAATGCACATAAAGGACAATTTAGGATGTCTGGAGAAGATTATATACATCATCCAGTTGGTGTTGCGCAAATTTTAGCTGGACTCCAAATTGATGCATTAACGATTAGTGCTGCATTATTACATGATGTTGTTGAAGATACATCTTATACATTAGATGAAATGCAAGAAAATTTTGGCGAAGAAATTGCCATGCTGATTGACGGTGTTACTAAATTAAATCGAATGGAATATAAATCAAAAGAAGAGCAACAGTTGGAAAATTACAGGAAAATGTTCTTAGCAATGGCAAAAGATATTCGAGTAATTTTGATAAAGCTAGCGGATCGATTACATAATATGCGTACATTAAAGTCTATGCCTGTAGCCAAGCAACAGCGAATTGCACGTGAAACTTTAGAAATTTTTGCTCCTTTAGCAAATCGCTTGGGGATTTCAAGCATTAAATGGGAACTTGAAGACTTGTGTTTACGATATCTTGAACCAGAAATGTATTATGACCTGGTGGAGAAGGTAAAACAAAAACGTCAGGAAAGGCAAGCCTTTATTGATGATGCTATTCAAGTGCTAAAGGAAAAACTTGATAGTGTTTTGATAAAAGCTGAAATTCAAGGGCGGGCAAAACATTTTTATAGTATTTATAAAAAAATGAAAAAAGGCAATAAAGATATAAGTGAAATTTATGATTTATCGGCAGTTCGAGTTCTAGTGGATAATGTAAAAGATTGTTATGGGGTTTTAGGAATGGTACATACATTATGGAAACCTATCCCTGGCAGATTTAAAGATTATATAGCAATGCCGAAATCTAACATGTATCAATCTTTACATACAACGGTAATTGGCTCACGTGGTTGTCCTTTAGAAATTCAAATTAGGACCTTTGCTATGCATAAAGTTTCTGAATATGGGGTTGCGGCACATTGGAAATATAAAGAGAGTGGAAAAAGTGCCGGTGCAGCAAAAGATTATGACCAAAAAATGTCATGGTTGCGTCAAATTGTAGACTTACAGCAGGAGGTAAGTGATCCTAAAGAATATGTTGAAGCATTAAAAGTTGATGTATTTTCCGATGAGGTCTTTGTGTTTACTCCTAAAGGGGATGTAGTCGATTTACCAGCAGGTTCTATTCCTATCGATTTTGCTTATCGTATACATACAGATGTAGGTCATCGTTGTATTGGGGCGAAAGTAAATGGCAAGATTGTTCCTTTGGAATATAAATTAGTAAATGGAGATATTGTATCTATTATTACAAATAAACAAAATAATGGACCGAGTATGGATTGGTTGAATATAGTTGCATCTTCTGAAACTAAAAATAAAATTAGACAATGGTTTAAGAAAGCAAAACGTGAAGAAAATATTGAACGTGGACGAGATTTGATTGAAAAGGAAAGCAAGCGACTTGGCTATGAAAGCAAAGAGCTGTTAAAGGACGATCGACTAAAAGAAGTTGCAAAAAAATTAAATATCTTGAGTGAAGATGATTTATTGGCATCTATTGGCTTTGGTGGTGTGACAGTCAATGGAATTATGACAAAATTAATTGAGTTGTATAAAAAGGCCGTTAGGAGTGCAACTCCTCCAGATATTTCGCAAATGCTAGAGGGGCTAAAGCCTCGAAATGTAAAGAATAAAGCAAACCATGGAATATTAGTGGAAGGTGAAGGTGGCTTATTAGTTCGCTTGGCAAGATGCTGTAATCCTATTCCTGGGGATTCAATAACTGGATATATTACTAGGGGGAGAGGTGTTTCTGTTCATAGAGCGGATTGTCCGAATGTTTTAAATTCGCATGATGAAGTTGATAGAATGATTGAAGTTTCATGGGATATTAATGTTGATAAACTTTATACGGTGACAATTGAAATTATTTGTAATGACGAAGCTGGTGTTTTAACTTCATTGATGATGGTTCCTGCTGAATCGAAAATTAACATAAGCTCAATCAATGCGAGAACACACAAAAATAAGACGGCAACAGTAATCATGGGCCTCAATGTAAGTAATGCTGAGCAAATTGAACATATTATGACGAAATTTAGGCGGCTAAAAGATGTTTATAGCGTTTATCGATCGATTGGTAATGCTGATAAATAA
- a CDS encoding MBL fold metallo-hydrolase, giving the protein MKIEQLVVGDLGVNCYIVSCERTKEAAVIDPGANAKAILDKIGDLKVIAIINTHGHADHISANKKIKDATHADILIHRDDAQMLLESRLNLSVFLGESIESYPADRILNSGDTVNIGDIILKVIHTPGHTKGGICLYTDGILFSGDTLFAESIGRTDFPGGSMQGLIHSVTEKLLNLPDDTRVLPGHGPSTTIGWERMHNQFLS; this is encoded by the coding sequence ATGAAAATAGAACAACTTGTAGTGGGTGATTTAGGCGTGAATTGCTATATTGTTTCATGTGAAAGAACTAAAGAAGCGGCAGTAATCGACCCTGGTGCTAATGCAAAAGCGATACTAGATAAAATAGGGGATCTAAAGGTTATTGCAATTATTAATACACATGGGCATGCAGATCATATCAGTGCAAATAAAAAAATAAAGGATGCAACACATGCCGATATATTAATTCATCGTGATGATGCACAGATGTTATTAGAGTCGCGCTTAAATCTATCTGTTTTCTTAGGAGAAAGTATAGAATCTTATCCAGCTGATAGAATCTTAAATTCTGGAGATACTGTAAATATTGGTGATATTATTTTAAAAGTGATTCATACGCCAGGCCATACAAAGGGTGGAATTTGCTTATATACAGATGGTATACTATTTAGTGGAGATACATTATTTGCAGAATCCATCGGTAGAACGGATTTTCCAGGTGGCTCTATGCAAGGATTAATACATAGTGTTACGGAAAAACTTTTAAATTTGCCTGATGATACACGTGTCTTACCGGGACATGGTCCTTCTACGACGATAGGCTGGGAGCGTATGCATAATCAATTTTTGTCATAA
- a CDS encoding AI-2E family transporter, translating to MKVSSTLVFKAIVIVSFFYVLMEAKSIYLPILASVGLSFILYPIVNRLTNIKVYKLKIGKIPAILIAFLFAVTIASGLLSILVIPLVEEIEKLYKNVPQMLVTIDQLLDLIKDNVIIPIVNSGIYREQSEQIFIMLQQAISKSAVISFNLLKNIASLSFSFLSRSVELIVIPVLTFYLLKDWNVIVDWVISLFSLRSQSQAKKIIYEMGTVISDFLTGQFLLCIIIGTISFIGFYQMNIGYPFVLATLAAMAEAIPIIGPILSAVPAIILGLAVSTKLGLKVAIFCFFLQQLENHVILPRVMGKSVNLHPVTIIISLLIGGQFLGVLGMLLALPVTALLNIFMQHFWIEEEKS from the coding sequence ATGAAAGTATCTTCAACATTAGTCTTTAAGGCAATTGTTATTGTAAGTTTTTTTTATGTTCTTATGGAAGCTAAATCCATATATCTGCCTATTTTAGCTTCTGTTGGTTTATCATTCATTCTTTATCCTATCGTGAATAGGCTGACAAATATAAAGGTTTATAAATTAAAAATAGGAAAGATTCCGGCTATCCTTATTGCGTTTTTATTTGCAGTAACCATTGCAAGTGGGCTTTTAAGTATTTTAGTTATACCTTTAGTTGAGGAAATAGAAAAGTTATACAAAAATGTTCCGCAAATGTTAGTTACGATAGATCAATTGCTTGATCTTATCAAAGATAATGTGATTATTCCAATTGTAAACAGCGGGATATATCGTGAGCAATCGGAGCAAATTTTTATCATGCTACAACAAGCAATTTCTAAAAGTGCAGTAATTTCTTTTAATCTATTAAAAAACATAGCTAGCCTTTCATTTTCCTTTTTATCACGGAGTGTGGAATTAATTGTTATTCCTGTTTTAACTTTTTATTTATTAAAAGACTGGAATGTGATTGTAGATTGGGTAATAAGCTTATTTTCCCTGCGAAGCCAATCACAAGCAAAAAAAATTATTTATGAAATGGGAACAGTTATTAGCGATTTTTTAACAGGTCAATTCTTGTTATGTATAATTATTGGTACGATTTCATTTATAGGATTTTATCAAATGAACATAGGATATCCCTTTGTTTTAGCTACTTTAGCAGCTATGGCGGAAGCTATCCCGATTATTGGACCGATTCTTAGTGCTGTTCCTGCAATTATATTAGGACTGGCCGTATCTACTAAGTTAGGACTAAAAGTAGCGATTTTTTGTTTTTTTCTACAGCAATTAGAGAATCATGTAATTTTACCACGCGTTATGGGGAAAAGTGTAAATTTACATCCGGTGACAATTATCATCAGTTTACTAATTGGTGGACAATTTTTGGGGGTTTTAGGAATGCTTTTGGCGTTGCCTGTGACAGCGCTACTTAATATTTTTATGCAACATTTTTGGATTGAAGAGGAGAAATCGTAA
- a CDS encoding Fur family transcriptional regulator, whose translation MTVMITMEELKKRLQERQCKLTPQRQIVLQVFIENHDEHLSAEEVHQILREQGSEIGLATVYRSLELLSDMDILQKIDFGDGRSRYEINKRDEKQHHHHHIICLECGNVKEFEEDLLENLEELISKKSNFNIVDHQVKFYGYCQECQKKREN comes from the coding sequence ATGACTGTTATGATTACAATGGAAGAGTTGAAGAAAAGATTACAAGAACGGCAATGTAAATTAACTCCGCAACGGCAAATTGTATTGCAAGTTTTTATTGAAAATCATGATGAACATTTAAGTGCTGAAGAGGTTCATCAGATTTTGCGGGAACAAGGATCGGAAATTGGATTAGCAACCGTTTATCGGAGTCTTGAATTATTGAGCGATATGGATATCTTGCAAAAAATTGATTTTGGTGATGGAAGAAGTCGATATGAAATTAATAAAAGAGATGAAAAACAACATCATCATCATCATATTATTTGTTTAGAATGCGGAAACGTTAAAGAATTTGAGGAAGATTTATTGGAAAATTTAGAAGAGTTAATTTCAAAAAAAAGCAATTTTAATATCGTAGATCATCAAGTTAAGTTTTACGGTTACTGTCAGGAGTGCCAAAAAAAACGTGAAAATTAA
- the hemZ gene encoding coproporphyrinogen dehydrogenase HemZ — MKIKNFNLNSKDQVIVKIVNEILNLFNIKITNEESIDYASFSVKNIVTENELNTKVKTEFIAVSLNGKSKYFIEENQVHSDENLKAGVRRLIKLNLYKVFSSFLSIPSAPWGILHGVRPTKIVHKFIDRDFSKEEIIERLKNDYAVSDRKANLITNLAFKQRSFLKTSSFRKVSVYIGIPFCLSKCLYCSFPSYVLPKKDILEGFLQTLKKDIMNAYESIKKHNLIVQSIYIGGGTPTSLPNEEFENLLELVHKKFFVSETIEFTVEAGRPDSVNSDKIASMVRYGVNRVSVNPQTMQEKTLQYIGRKHTTQDIIELFDNFRQAGMQNINMDVIIGLPGETVNDVEDTMQKIKGLNPDNLTVHTLALKKGSKLKLNVDSYQLPDDDTALKMFDVTEQYAKLMDMEPYYLYRQGYMRGNLENIGYSKAGAEGLYNIQIMEERQTIIGIGPSATTKVVDTENLTMETAFEPKDLITYMQNIDKYMQRRQELLQFLFG, encoded by the coding sequence GTGAAAATTAAAAATTTTAATTTGAATAGTAAAGATCAAGTTATTGTTAAAATAGTAAATGAAATATTAAATCTTTTTAATATTAAAATTACAAATGAAGAGTCGATAGATTATGCTTCTTTTTCTGTTAAAAATATAGTAACTGAGAATGAGTTAAATACGAAGGTTAAAACAGAATTTATCGCTGTGAGTTTAAATGGAAAATCAAAGTATTTTATTGAAGAAAATCAAGTTCACTCTGATGAAAATCTAAAAGCAGGTGTAAGAAGATTAATCAAGTTAAATTTATATAAAGTATTTAGTTCTTTTTTATCAATACCTTCAGCCCCGTGGGGAATTTTACATGGAGTTCGTCCGACAAAAATTGTTCATAAATTCATTGATAGAGATTTTTCAAAAGAAGAAATTATTGAAAGGCTGAAAAATGATTATGCAGTAAGTGATAGAAAAGCCAATTTAATTACTAATTTGGCTTTTAAACAACGGAGTTTTTTAAAGACTTCATCATTTCGCAAAGTAAGTGTTTACATAGGAATTCCATTTTGCTTATCTAAATGTTTGTATTGCTCGTTTCCTTCTTATGTTTTGCCAAAAAAAGATATATTAGAAGGCTTTTTGCAAACTTTAAAAAAAGATATAATGAATGCTTATGAATCAATAAAAAAACATAATCTTATTGTGCAAAGCATTTATATTGGAGGGGGAACACCAACTAGCCTGCCAAATGAAGAATTTGAAAATTTATTAGAACTTGTTCATAAAAAATTTTTTGTGTCAGAAACTATAGAATTTACTGTCGAAGCAGGTAGACCAGATAGTGTAAATAGTGATAAAATTGCAAGTATGGTTCGTTATGGTGTAAATAGAGTTAGTGTGAATCCGCAAACTATGCAAGAAAAAACTTTACAATATATTGGACGAAAGCATACTACACAGGATATAATAGAACTATTCGATAATTTTCGTCAGGCAGGCATGCAAAATATTAATATGGATGTTATCATAGGTTTACCTGGTGAAACGGTGAATGATGTTGAGGATACGATGCAAAAGATAAAAGGATTAAATCCGGACAATTTAACAGTACATACATTAGCCTTAAAAAAGGGATCTAAGCTTAAGTTAAATGTAGATTCTTATCAGTTGCCAGATGATGATACTGCTTTGAAAATGTTTGATGTTACAGAGCAATATGCAAAATTAATGGATATGGAGCCTTATTATTTATATCGACAAGGGTATATGCGAGGAAATCTTGAAAATATAGGATATAGCAAGGCTGGTGCGGAAGGACTTTATAATATTCAAATTATGGAAGAACGTCAAACAATTATAGGAATTGGTCCATCAGCAACGACAAAAGTTGTTGACACAGAGAATCTGACAATGGAAACAGCATTTGAGCCAAAAGATTTAATTACCTATATGCAAAATATAGATAAATATATGCAAAGACGACAAGAATTGTTGCAATTTTTGTTTGGTTAA
- the hisS gene encoding histidine--tRNA ligase yields the protein MLTTGPRGTQDILPSVSGQWQYVEKTIRNVCDLFGYKEIRTPIFEHTELFLRGIGETTDVVSKEMYTFKDRGERSITLRPENTAATVRAYLEHKLYADITLNKLFYIGPMFRYDRPQAGRYRQFHQFGVEAIGTANPAIDAEIIILATQFLKSLGLNELKLQLNSVGCPKCRPVYREKLQDFLRDKVKDLCPDCQSRFERNPMRILDCKNEKCTTLSQGAPEMADCLCEDCHDHFDQLKELLRAVDIEFILNPRLVRGLDYYTKTAFEIQYSPLGAQSAVCGGGRYDGLIEECGGSSTPGIGFAIGIERVMLALEKQGLMPNEDASLDALVVPLGLKAQAAAFKVLYNLRLAGYRADMDFAGRSLKAQMKQANKLGAKYAIIIGEDEVRENSVMLKNMFTSEQTKIQAAEVVKNLNFEVKD from the coding sequence ATGCTAACTACAGGACCGCGTGGAACGCAAGATATTTTACCAAGCGTTAGCGGACAGTGGCAATATGTAGAAAAAACGATTCGCAATGTATGTGATTTATTTGGGTATAAAGAAATTCGTACCCCTATTTTTGAACATACAGAATTGTTTTTAAGAGGTATTGGAGAAACTACGGATGTAGTTTCTAAGGAGATGTATACGTTTAAGGATCGTGGCGAAAGAAGCATTACACTACGTCCAGAAAATACAGCTGCGACAGTTCGCGCTTATTTAGAACATAAACTATACGCAGATATAACATTAAACAAGTTGTTTTATATCGGGCCGATGTTTAGATATGATCGACCACAGGCTGGCAGATATCGTCAGTTTCATCAATTTGGAGTTGAAGCAATTGGTACTGCAAATCCAGCGATTGATGCGGAAATTATTATTTTGGCTACGCAATTTTTAAAATCTCTTGGACTAAATGAGTTGAAATTACAGCTAAATTCAGTAGGATGCCCAAAATGTCGTCCAGTATATAGAGAAAAATTGCAAGATTTCTTGCGTGATAAAGTAAAGGATTTGTGCCCGGATTGTCAATCGCGTTTTGAGAGAAATCCGATGAGAATTTTGGATTGTAAAAATGAGAAATGTACGACTTTGTCTCAAGGCGCTCCAGAAATGGCGGATTGCCTATGCGAGGATTGTCATGATCATTTTGATCAACTTAAAGAGTTATTAAGAGCTGTTGATATAGAATTTATCTTAAATCCTCGATTAGTTCGAGGACTTGATTATTACACAAAAACGGCTTTTGAGATACAATATTCGCCGCTTGGCGCACAGAGTGCAGTTTGCGGGGGTGGGCGTTATGATGGTTTAATTGAAGAGTGTGGTGGATCATCTACACCGGGCATTGGTTTTGCAATTGGAATTGAACGCGTAATGCTTGCACTGGAAAAGCAGGGGTTAATGCCGAATGAGGATGCGTCTTTAGATGCGTTGGTAGTACCTCTTGGGCTAAAGGCACAGGCAGCTGCATTTAAAGTATTATATAACTTACGCTTGGCTGGATATAGAGCAGACATGGATTTTGCGGGTAGAAGCTTGAAGGCACAGATGAAGCAAGCGAATAAGTTGGGCGCAAAATATGCAATTATTATTGGTGAAGATGAAGTTCGTGAAAACAGTGTTATGCTTAAAAACATGTTTACAAGTGAACAAACAAAAATTCAAGCAGCAGAAGTAGTGAAGAACTTAAATTTTGAGGTGAAAGATTAG
- the aspS gene encoding aspartate--tRNA ligase — protein sequence METLAGLERTHHCGDLRAVNTDNEVVLCGWVARRRDHGGLIFVDLRDRSGFVQVVFSSEMGENEFKKAETLRSEFVVAVRGIVNKRDQATVNPNMETGEIEVNCLELRILNKAKTPPFYIQDDIDVDETLRLKYRYLDLRRPEMQRNLMLRHRVTKVMRDFLDKQGFVEIETPMLTKSTPEGARDYLVPSRVNPGKFFALPQSPQIFKQILMVAGYEKYFQIVRCFRDEDLRADRQPEFTQLDIEMSFIDSEHILTMMEDMTKEMFKQAIDAEIELPFKRLTWDEAMDKYGSDKPDLRFGMELMNLSEAVKGSDFKVFESVLEAGGQVKAINVKGYAGIPRRELDGLVEYVGIYGAKGLAWICYTEDGVKSPIAKFFSDDILAKIKETTQAEAGDLLLIIADKPSVVAHALGELRLEMGRRRNLIDPDKLSFLWVVDFPMFEYNEDAKRWVAMHHPFTAPREEDIQYLETDPGRIKAKAYDMVLNGTEIGGGSLRIYNRDIQERVFKAIGMQEEDARLKFGFMLDAFEYGTPPHGGIAFGLDRLIMLMAKRSSIRDVIAFPKTQSATCVMTQAPSEVAPEQLKELSIRTSVLTKKN from the coding sequence ATGGAAACATTAGCAGGATTGGAAAGAACACATCATTGTGGAGATTTAAGAGCAGTAAATACCGACAATGAAGTTGTTTTATGTGGTTGGGTTGCAAGACGACGTGACCATGGTGGATTAATTTTCGTAGATTTACGTGATCGATCTGGTTTTGTACAAGTTGTATTTTCTTCTGAAATGGGAGAAAATGAGTTTAAGAAGGCTGAGACTTTACGCTCAGAATTCGTTGTTGCAGTTAGGGGTATTGTTAATAAAAGAGATCAAGCAACAGTAAATCCGAATATGGAAACTGGAGAAATTGAAGTTAATTGTTTAGAGCTTAGAATTTTAAATAAAGCCAAAACTCCACCGTTTTATATTCAAGACGATATTGATGTGGATGAAACATTGCGTTTAAAATATCGTTACTTAGATTTACGTAGACCAGAGATGCAAAGAAATCTTATGCTTAGACACCGCGTGACAAAAGTGATGCGTGATTTCTTAGACAAACAAGGATTTGTTGAAATTGAAACACCAATGTTAACGAAAAGCACACCAGAAGGTGCTAGAGATTATTTAGTGCCTAGTCGTGTAAATCCAGGTAAATTTTTTGCCTTACCACAATCTCCGCAAATTTTCAAACAGATTTTAATGGTTGCTGGCTATGAAAAGTATTTCCAAATCGTACGTTGCTTCCGTGATGAAGATCTGCGTGCTGATCGTCAACCGGAATTTACACAATTGGATATTGAAATGTCCTTTATTGATAGTGAACATATTCTTACGATGATGGAAGATATGACAAAAGAAATGTTTAAACAAGCAATTGATGCAGAGATTGAATTGCCATTTAAACGTCTTACTTGGGATGAAGCTATGGACAAATATGGCTCGGATAAACCAGATCTTCGTTTTGGTATGGAATTAATGAATTTATCTGAAGCTGTAAAGGGGTCTGATTTCAAAGTATTTGAATCTGTACTTGAAGCTGGCGGACAGGTAAAAGCAATAAATGTTAAAGGCTATGCAGGAATTCCACGTCGTGAGCTAGATGGACTAGTTGAGTATGTTGGGATTTATGGCGCGAAAGGCTTAGCTTGGATTTGTTATACTGAAGATGGGGTTAAATCTCCAATTGCTAAATTTTTCTCTGATGATATATTAGCGAAAATTAAAGAAACAACACAAGCTGAAGCCGGAGATTTATTGTTAATTATTGCAGATAAACCTTCAGTAGTTGCACATGCTTTAGGCGAATTGAGATTAGAGATGGGACGCCGTCGTAATCTTATTGATCCAGATAAATTATCTTTCCTATGGGTTGTTGATTTCCCAATGTTTGAATATAATGAAGATGCAAAACGCTGGGTAGCAATGCACCATCCGTTTACTGCGCCTAGAGAGGAAGACATTCAATATTTAGAAACAGATCCTGGTAGAATAAAAGCAAAAGCATATGATATGGTTCTTAATGGAACTGAAATTGGTGGCGGTAGTTTACGTATTTATAATCGTGATATCCAAGAACGTGTATTTAAAGCAATTGGTATGCAAGAAGAAGATGCAAGATTGAAATTTGGGTTTATGCTTGATGCATTTGAATATGGAACGCCTCCACATGGCGGAATTGCTTTTGGATTAGATCGTTTGATTATGTTAATGGCAAAACGTTCATCTATTCGCGATGTTATCGCATTCCCTAAAACGCAAAGTGCAACTTGTGTAATGACACAAGCTCCTTCAGAAGTGGCGCCAGAACAATTAAAAGAGTTATCTATTAGAACATCTGTACTTACCAAGAAAAATTAA
- a CDS encoding transglycosylase domain-containing protein, which produces MLKIFITMIFLALGSFAYVFNGLPDAQDMNQLKLMSASQVYDIRGELIAKLFEENRVVVPLNKMSPYLIDAIIANEDTRFYQHRGIDPIGIARALVVNITSGDIAEGGSTITQQLARGMFLNQDRTLLRKIREAILAIKLDVRFSKEEILHAYLNQIYLGEGAYGVEAASQAYFGKSAGDLDLSESAMIAGLAKGPIYYSPYNNIERAKERRDTVINGMYLQGYITEAMKEDATQEVLKIKSKRERSVKASYFLDYVAKELVDLYGEEKVYTGGLKIYTTLDMHLQKIAEQTLKEYQGAVVAINPSDGYIYAMVGGNNYSESQLNRVTDEYRQPGSAFKPIVYATAINKGMKTNTVMVDEPIDIAGYKPLNYDNKYRGAMTLKKALRWSVNTVAVKIGQQVGMHDVIQLANNLGLSTITKADEHLATVLGGVSVGVNLLDLSTAYTAFANGGILSKPIAVLEVRNEHDQVLDTFTTQQSAVLSPETAYIMTDMLMGTIYNGTASGANIGREAAGKTGTTDNYETAWFIGYIPDLLVGIYVGNDNRVPTDLSGTQVAEMWGQFMKQAISNKQKRDFSVPDTIIKGIDICANTGELAESNCKDHEYSAFIKGTEPKRFADKIIEKILPKEEKGSGKEKKNKWWFNFPGLPKL; this is translated from the coding sequence ATGCTAAAAATATTTATTACTATGATTTTTTTAGCGCTCGGGAGTTTTGCCTATGTTTTTAATGGGCTTCCGGATGCACAGGATATGAATCAGTTAAAGCTAATGTCAGCATCACAAGTATATGATATTCGTGGAGAGTTAATTGCTAAGCTATTTGAAGAAAATCGTGTTGTTGTACCTTTAAATAAAATGTCCCCTTATTTAATAGATGCAATTATAGCAAATGAGGACACAAGGTTTTATCAGCATCGTGGAATTGACCCTATAGGGATTGCTCGTGCTTTAGTTGTAAATATAACAAGTGGAGATATCGCAGAGGGTGGAAGTACAATAACGCAACAGTTAGCTAGAGGAATGTTTCTCAATCAAGACCGTACGCTACTTAGAAAAATTAGAGAGGCAATTTTAGCTATAAAATTAGATGTAAGGTTTTCTAAAGAGGAAATTTTACATGCATATTTAAATCAAATTTATTTAGGTGAGGGAGCATATGGTGTTGAAGCGGCATCACAAGCTTATTTTGGAAAAAGTGCAGGTGATTTAGACTTAAGTGAAAGTGCAATGATTGCTGGTTTAGCAAAAGGGCCAATCTATTATTCTCCATATAATAATATAGAACGAGCGAAAGAAAGAAGAGATACCGTTATAAATGGGATGTACTTACAAGGATATATCACAGAAGCGATGAAAGAGGATGCGACTCAAGAAGTTTTAAAAATAAAATCAAAGCGAGAAAGAAGTGTAAAGGCATCTTATTTTCTTGATTATGTTGCAAAGGAGCTAGTTGATTTATATGGGGAAGAAAAGGTTTATACTGGCGGATTGAAGATTTATACTACGTTAGATATGCATTTGCAAAAAATTGCAGAACAAACATTAAAAGAGTATCAAGGCGCTGTTGTAGCAATTAATCCAAGTGATGGATATATTTATGCAATGGTTGGAGGTAATAATTATAGTGAAAGTCAGCTAAACAGAGTTACTGATGAATATCGACAACCAGGATCGGCTTTTAAACCAATTGTTTATGCGACTGCGATAAACAAAGGAATGAAGACAAATACAGTAATGGTTGATGAACCTATTGATATTGCTGGTTATAAGCCATTAAACTACGATAATAAATATCGTGGTGCAATGACATTGAAAAAGGCTTTAAGATGGTCAGTTAATACTGTTGCAGTAAAGATCGGGCAGCAGGTAGGTATGCATGATGTTATTCAGCTAGCTAATAACTTAGGTCTTAGTACGATTACAAAAGCAGATGAACATTTAGCAACTGTGTTGGGGGGAGTAAGTGTTGGAGTAAATTTATTAGATTTATCAACTGCGTATACAGCCTTTGCGAATGGAGGAATCTTATCAAAACCAATTGCTGTGTTAGAGGTTCGTAATGAGCATGATCAAGTTTTAGATACTTTTACAACGCAGCAAAGTGCGGTATTAAGTCCAGAAACAGCATATATTATGACGGATATGCTAATGGGAACGATTTATAATGGAACTGCAAGTGGGGCAAATATAGGCAGAGAGGCAGCCGGAAAAACTGGTACAACGGATAATTATGAAACTGCGTGGTTTATTGGTTATATTCCTGATTTATTAGTTGGAATTTATGTGGGAAATGATAATCGAGTACCTACAGATTTATCGGGTACACAAGTAGCTGAAATGTGGGGACAATTCATGAAACAGGCGATTTCGAATAAGCAAAAAAGAGATTTTTCTGTTCCAGATACAATTATAAAAGGTATTGATATTTGTGCGAATACGGGAGAGTTGGCAGAGTCGAATTGTAAAGATCATGAATATAGTGCATTTATAAAAGGAACCGAACCAAAACGATTCGCGGATAAAATAATAGAGAAAATTTTACCGAAAGAAGAAAAAGGAAGCGGAAAAGAGAAAAAGAATAAATGGTGGTTTAATTTTCCTGGATTGCCGAAGCTATAA